Proteins from a single region of Mytilus trossulus isolate FHL-02 chromosome 2, PNRI_Mtr1.1.1.hap1, whole genome shotgun sequence:
- the LOC134705688 gene encoding uncharacterized protein LOC134705688: MSYYSLGIKPLIQAGIPLSSVQSSPSLPISSVQSSPSVSVSSVQSISSVPLSSVQSSPSVHLSSVQSISQSISSVPISSVHSSPSVPLSSVQSISSVPISSVQSSPSVPLSSVQSISSVPLSSVQSSPSLPISSVQSSPSISVSSVQSISSVPLSSVQSSPSLPISSVQSSPSVPISSVQSSPSVPLSSVQSISQSISSVPISLCITDSFQTCHI, from the exons ATGTCCTACTATTCATTAGGTATAAAACCACTAATTCAGGCTG gaa TCCCTCTATCTAGTGTTCAGTCTAGTCCATCACTCCCTATTTCTAGTGTTCAGTCTAGTCCATCAGTATCTGTTTCTAGTGTTCAGTCTATTTCATCAGTCCCTCTATCTAGTGTTCAGTCTAGTCCATCAGTCCATCTTTCTAGTGTTCAGTCTATTTCACAGTCTATTTCATCAGTCCCTATTTCTAGTGTTCATTCTAGTCCATCAGTCCCTCTTTCTAGTGTACAGTCTATTTCATCAGTCCCTATTTCTAGTGTTCAGTCTAGTCCATCAGTCCCTCTTTCTAGTGTTCAGTCTATTTCATCAGTCCCTCTATCTAGTGTTCAGTCTAGTCCATCACTCCCTATTTCTAGTGTTCAGTCTAGTCCATCAATATCTGTTTCTAGTGTTCAGTCTATTTCATCAGTCCCTCTATCTAGTGTTCAGTCTAGTCCATCACTCCCTATTTCTAGTGTTCAGTCTAGTCCATCAGTCCCTATTTCTAGTGTTCAGTCTAGTCCATCAGTCCCTCTTTCTAGTGTTCAGTCTATTTCACAGTCTATTTCATCAGTCCCTATTTCTCTATGTATCACCGATAGTTTTCAAACATGTCATATTTGA